In Vigna radiata var. radiata cultivar VC1973A chromosome 3, Vradiata_ver6, whole genome shotgun sequence, the following proteins share a genomic window:
- the LOC106756938 gene encoding mitochondrial fission protein ELM1 isoform X1: MAEILDGAIRRAVVIGNGFAGAENQCIGLVRALGFSNRHTIYRVTRPRGGINRWLQWLPVSVHKKLESVVRMSCGKSSLRTPHTIGLSNVLEADAHHLATMARETFHKGGPLLVVASGRDTISVASSIKRLAPENVFLVQIQHPRFHLNRFDLVITPRHDYYPQTPHAQQQIPWFLRRWVTPWEPPGRNVVLTVGALHQADSAALRIAASAWHKELGTLPKPLLVVNVGGPTGNCPYGVDLVKKLVVMLQSVLWSCGSIRISFSRRTPDKVQMIMQSIRKILVKELSTNPKVQIWDGEGPNPHMGHLAWADAFVITADSVSMLSEACSTGKPVYVVGAELCTWKFADFQNSLQKHGVARPFTGKQNITESWSYPPLNDTAEASRQVIAALAQRGWTIHP; the protein is encoded by the exons ATGGCGGAGATTTTGGACGGTGCAATTCGGCGAGCTGTTGTGATCGGTAACGGGTTCGCTGGCGCTGAGAATCAGTGCATTGGTTTGGTTCGTGCTCTTGGTTTCTCCAACCGCCACACCATATAC CGTGTCACGAGGCCTCGAGGAGGAATCAATCGGTGGCTTCAATGGCTTCCGGTTTCGGTTCACAAAAAGTTAGAGTCCGTTGTTAGAATGAGCTGTGGCAAATCGAGCTTGCGAACGCCTCACACTATCG GCTTATCCAACGTGTTGGAAGCTGATGCTCACCACCTTGCCACCATGGCTCGCGAAACGTTTCACAA AGGCGGACCCTTGTTGGTGGTTGCATCTGGACGAGACACCATTTCTGTTGCCAGCTCCATTAAACGGTTAGCTCCAGAAAATGTTTTTCTAGTTCAG ATACAACATCCAAGATTTCACCTGAATAGGTTTGATCTTGTGATCACTCCACGCCATGATTATTACCCGCAGACTCCACACGCCCAGCAGCAAATACCTTGGTTTCTTCGAAGGTGGGTGACTCCATGGGAACCTCCAGGCCGCAATGTG GTCCTCACTGTGGGAGCACTTCATCAAGCTGATTCCGCTGCTCTTAGGATTGCCGCTTCTGCCTGGCATAAGGAGTTAGGAACTCTACCAAAGCCCTTGCTTGTGGTTAATGTTGGGGGACCTACTG GCAATTGTCCCTATGGTGTAGATCTTGTAAAGAAGTTAGTGGTTATGCTTCAGAGTGTTCTGTGGAGTTGTGGGAGTATCAGGATATCTTTCTCCAGAAGAACTCCTGACAAGGTACAAATGATTATGCAATCA ATCAGAAAAATTTTGGTTAAAGAACTTTCCACAAATCCCAAGGTCCAAATATGGGACGGTGAAG GTCCAAATCCACATATGGGACATCTAGCCTGGGCTGATGCCTTTGTTATCACAGCTGATTCAGTTAGTATGTTGAGTGAGGCCTGCAGTACTGG GAAGCCTGTGTATGTAGTTGGAGCAGAGCTGTGTACTTGGAAGTTTGCTGACTTCCAAAATTCTTTGCAAAAACATGGGGTAGCTCGACCATTCACTGGAAAGCAGAAT ATAACCGAAAGCTGGAGTTATCCTCCACTGAATGACACTGCAGAGGCTTCACGCCAAGTAATTGCTGCTCTTGCTCAGCGAGGATGGACCATACACCCATAA
- the LOC106756938 gene encoding mitochondrial fission protein ELM1 isoform X2 — MAEILDGAIRRAVVIGNGFAGAENQCIGLVRALGFSNRHTIYRVTRPRGGINRWLQWLPVSVHKKLESVVRMSCGKSSLRTPHTIGLSNVLEADAHHLATMARETFHKGGPLLVVASGRDTISVASSIKRLAPENVFLVQIQHPRFHLNRFDLVITPRHDYYPQTPHAQQQIPWFLRRWVTPWEPPGRNVVLTVGALHQADSAALRIAASAWHKELGTLPKPLLVVNVGGPTGNCPYGVDLVKKLVVMLQSVLWSCGSIRISFSRRTPDKIRKILVKELSTNPKVQIWDGEGPNPHMGHLAWADAFVITADSVSMLSEACSTGKPVYVVGAELCTWKFADFQNSLQKHGVARPFTGKQNITESWSYPPLNDTAEASRQVIAALAQRGWTIHP; from the exons ATGGCGGAGATTTTGGACGGTGCAATTCGGCGAGCTGTTGTGATCGGTAACGGGTTCGCTGGCGCTGAGAATCAGTGCATTGGTTTGGTTCGTGCTCTTGGTTTCTCCAACCGCCACACCATATAC CGTGTCACGAGGCCTCGAGGAGGAATCAATCGGTGGCTTCAATGGCTTCCGGTTTCGGTTCACAAAAAGTTAGAGTCCGTTGTTAGAATGAGCTGTGGCAAATCGAGCTTGCGAACGCCTCACACTATCG GCTTATCCAACGTGTTGGAAGCTGATGCTCACCACCTTGCCACCATGGCTCGCGAAACGTTTCACAA AGGCGGACCCTTGTTGGTGGTTGCATCTGGACGAGACACCATTTCTGTTGCCAGCTCCATTAAACGGTTAGCTCCAGAAAATGTTTTTCTAGTTCAG ATACAACATCCAAGATTTCACCTGAATAGGTTTGATCTTGTGATCACTCCACGCCATGATTATTACCCGCAGACTCCACACGCCCAGCAGCAAATACCTTGGTTTCTTCGAAGGTGGGTGACTCCATGGGAACCTCCAGGCCGCAATGTG GTCCTCACTGTGGGAGCACTTCATCAAGCTGATTCCGCTGCTCTTAGGATTGCCGCTTCTGCCTGGCATAAGGAGTTAGGAACTCTACCAAAGCCCTTGCTTGTGGTTAATGTTGGGGGACCTACTG GCAATTGTCCCTATGGTGTAGATCTTGTAAAGAAGTTAGTGGTTATGCTTCAGAGTGTTCTGTGGAGTTGTGGGAGTATCAGGATATCTTTCTCCAGAAGAACTCCTGACAAG ATCAGAAAAATTTTGGTTAAAGAACTTTCCACAAATCCCAAGGTCCAAATATGGGACGGTGAAG GTCCAAATCCACATATGGGACATCTAGCCTGGGCTGATGCCTTTGTTATCACAGCTGATTCAGTTAGTATGTTGAGTGAGGCCTGCAGTACTGG GAAGCCTGTGTATGTAGTTGGAGCAGAGCTGTGTACTTGGAAGTTTGCTGACTTCCAAAATTCTTTGCAAAAACATGGGGTAGCTCGACCATTCACTGGAAAGCAGAAT ATAACCGAAAGCTGGAGTTATCCTCCACTGAATGACACTGCAGAGGCTTCACGCCAAGTAATTGCTGCTCTTGCTCAGCGAGGATGGACCATACACCCATAA
- the LOC106756684 gene encoding mRNA-decapping enzyme-like protein isoform X1 — translation MSQTKKLTPNLDQQSTKVLNLTVLQRIDPFIDEILFTAAHVSFYDFNIETNQWSRKDVEGSLFVVKRNSQPRFQFIVMNRRSTDNLVENLLDFEYELKSPYLLYRNAAQEVNGIWFYNPDECEEVANLFNRILNLYPKAPPTTTTPANRSEFEEHQPVSVISRSPLESSSAAASAIDAVEDAVFSNFCTVYDVTLKDTRSYAPAIKNGRQNSTSITSAAPSGLFSPAPTVQIPASHSTSSISGLPVDSLETVKNGNQAINLVKPSTFFTSTSSSLLVPPISSSVLPSSVGNHSLNMPRPYGTPVLQPFPPPIPPLSLTPISSSKPVIGRDSVRNALLSLVQDDQFIDMMFQALLKVSPS, via the exons ATGTCTCAGACCAAGAAATTGACGCCGAATCTGGATCAGCAGAGCACGAAGGTGCTGAATCTAACGGTGCTCCAGCGAATCGATCCATTCATCGACGAGATTCTCTTCACCGCCGCTCATGTCTCCTTCTACGACTTCAACATCGAAACCAACCAGTGG AGTCGCAAGGATGTCGAAGGATCTCTCTTCGTTGTCAAGAG GAATTCACAGCCACGGTTTCAGTTTATCGTGATGAATCGACGAAGTACAG ATAACCTTGTGGAGAATCTATTGGATTTTGAGTATGAACTTAAAAGCCCGTACCTATTATATCGGAATGCTGCTCAAGAAGTTAATGGTATATGGTTTTATAATCCAGACGAATGCGAGGAAGTTGCAAATCTTTTTAACAG GATACTTAATTTGTACCCAAAGGCACCTCCAACTACCACAACGCCTGCTAACAGAAG TGAGTTTGAGGAACATCAGCCAGTGTCAGTGATATCAAGAAGCCCTCTAGAATCGTCTTCAGCTGCTGCTTCTGCAATTGATGCCGTTGAAGATGCtgtattttcaaacttttgcaCCGTATATGATGTT ACATTGAAGGATACTAGAAGTTATGCTCCCGCTATAAAAAATGGTAGACAGAATTCTACTTCTATCACTTCTGCTGCTCCTAGTGGTTTATTTTCTCCTGCACCTACTGTCCAAATACCAGCTTCTCATTCAACTTCATCTATATCAGGCTTACCTGTTGACTCTCTTGAAACAGTCAAGAATGGAAATCAAGCCATTAATCTCGTTAAGCCTTCTACTTTTTTCACATccacttcatcatcactgttAGTTCCACCTATTTCTTCATCTGTGCTACCTAGTTCAGTTGGTAATCATTCCCTGAATATGCCACGACCATATGGCACACCAGTACTTCAACCCTTCCCGCCCCCTATTCCTCCTCTCTCTCTTACACCCATTTCAAGCTCTAAACCTGTAATTGGAAGGGATAGCGTTCGCAATGCACTTTTATCATTGGTTCAG
- the LOC106756684 gene encoding mRNA-decapping enzyme-like protein isoform X2, whose translation MSQTKKLTPNLDQQSTKVLNLTVLQRIDPFIDEILFTAAHVSFYDFNIETNQWSRKDVEGSLFVVKRNSQPRFQFIVMNRRSTDNLVENLLDFEYELKSPYLLYRNAAQEVNGIWFYNPDECEEVANLFNRILNLYPKAPPTTTTPANRSEFEEHQPVSVISRSPLESSSAAASAIDAVEDAVFSNFCTVYDTLKDTRSYAPAIKNGRQNSTSITSAAPSGLFSPAPTVQIPASHSTSSISGLPVDSLETVKNGNQAINLVKPSTFFTSTSSSLLVPPISSSVLPSSVGNHSLNMPRPYGTPVLQPFPPPIPPLSLTPISSSKPVIGRDSVRNALLSLVQDDQFIDMMFQALLKVSPS comes from the exons ATGTCTCAGACCAAGAAATTGACGCCGAATCTGGATCAGCAGAGCACGAAGGTGCTGAATCTAACGGTGCTCCAGCGAATCGATCCATTCATCGACGAGATTCTCTTCACCGCCGCTCATGTCTCCTTCTACGACTTCAACATCGAAACCAACCAGTGG AGTCGCAAGGATGTCGAAGGATCTCTCTTCGTTGTCAAGAG GAATTCACAGCCACGGTTTCAGTTTATCGTGATGAATCGACGAAGTACAG ATAACCTTGTGGAGAATCTATTGGATTTTGAGTATGAACTTAAAAGCCCGTACCTATTATATCGGAATGCTGCTCAAGAAGTTAATGGTATATGGTTTTATAATCCAGACGAATGCGAGGAAGTTGCAAATCTTTTTAACAG GATACTTAATTTGTACCCAAAGGCACCTCCAACTACCACAACGCCTGCTAACAGAAG TGAGTTTGAGGAACATCAGCCAGTGTCAGTGATATCAAGAAGCCCTCTAGAATCGTCTTCAGCTGCTGCTTCTGCAATTGATGCCGTTGAAGATGCtgtattttcaaacttttgcaCCGTATATGAT ACATTGAAGGATACTAGAAGTTATGCTCCCGCTATAAAAAATGGTAGACAGAATTCTACTTCTATCACTTCTGCTGCTCCTAGTGGTTTATTTTCTCCTGCACCTACTGTCCAAATACCAGCTTCTCATTCAACTTCATCTATATCAGGCTTACCTGTTGACTCTCTTGAAACAGTCAAGAATGGAAATCAAGCCATTAATCTCGTTAAGCCTTCTACTTTTTTCACATccacttcatcatcactgttAGTTCCACCTATTTCTTCATCTGTGCTACCTAGTTCAGTTGGTAATCATTCCCTGAATATGCCACGACCATATGGCACACCAGTACTTCAACCCTTCCCGCCCCCTATTCCTCCTCTCTCTCTTACACCCATTTCAAGCTCTAAACCTGTAATTGGAAGGGATAGCGTTCGCAATGCACTTTTATCATTGGTTCAG
- the LOC106756684 gene encoding mRNA-decapping enzyme-like protein isoform X5, producing the protein MSQTKKLTPNLDQQSTKVLNLTVLQRIDPFIDEILFTAAHVSFYDFNIETNQWSRKDVEGSLFVVKRNSQPRFQFIVMNRRSTDNLVENLLDFEYELKSPYLLYRNAAQEVNGIWFYNPDECEEVANLFNRILNLYPKAPPTTTTPANRSEFEEHQPVSVISRSPLESSSAAASAIDAVEDAVFSNFCTVYDVTLKDTRSYAPAIKNGLPVDSLETVKNGNQAINLVKPSTFFTSTSSSLLVPPISSSVLPSSVGNHSLNMPRPYGTPVLQPFPPPIPPLSLTPISSSKPVIGRDSVRNALLSLVQDDQFIDMMFQALLKVSPS; encoded by the exons ATGTCTCAGACCAAGAAATTGACGCCGAATCTGGATCAGCAGAGCACGAAGGTGCTGAATCTAACGGTGCTCCAGCGAATCGATCCATTCATCGACGAGATTCTCTTCACCGCCGCTCATGTCTCCTTCTACGACTTCAACATCGAAACCAACCAGTGG AGTCGCAAGGATGTCGAAGGATCTCTCTTCGTTGTCAAGAG GAATTCACAGCCACGGTTTCAGTTTATCGTGATGAATCGACGAAGTACAG ATAACCTTGTGGAGAATCTATTGGATTTTGAGTATGAACTTAAAAGCCCGTACCTATTATATCGGAATGCTGCTCAAGAAGTTAATGGTATATGGTTTTATAATCCAGACGAATGCGAGGAAGTTGCAAATCTTTTTAACAG GATACTTAATTTGTACCCAAAGGCACCTCCAACTACCACAACGCCTGCTAACAGAAG TGAGTTTGAGGAACATCAGCCAGTGTCAGTGATATCAAGAAGCCCTCTAGAATCGTCTTCAGCTGCTGCTTCTGCAATTGATGCCGTTGAAGATGCtgtattttcaaacttttgcaCCGTATATGATGTT ACATTGAAGGATACTAGAAGTTATGCTCCCGCTATAAAAAATG GCTTACCTGTTGACTCTCTTGAAACAGTCAAGAATGGAAATCAAGCCATTAATCTCGTTAAGCCTTCTACTTTTTTCACATccacttcatcatcactgttAGTTCCACCTATTTCTTCATCTGTGCTACCTAGTTCAGTTGGTAATCATTCCCTGAATATGCCACGACCATATGGCACACCAGTACTTCAACCCTTCCCGCCCCCTATTCCTCCTCTCTCTCTTACACCCATTTCAAGCTCTAAACCTGTAATTGGAAGGGATAGCGTTCGCAATGCACTTTTATCATTGGTTCAG
- the LOC106756684 gene encoding mRNA-decapping enzyme-like protein isoform X6 encodes MSQTKKLTPNLDQQSTKVLNLTVLQRIDPFIDEILFTAAHVSFYDFNIETNQWSRKDVEGSLFVVKRNSQPRFQFIVMNRRSTDNLVENLLDFEYELKSPYLLYRNAAQEVNGIWFYNPDECEEVANLFNRILNLYPKAPPTTTTPANRSEFEEHQPVSVISRSPLESSSAAASAIDAVEDAVFSNFCTVYDTLKDTRSYAPAIKNGLPVDSLETVKNGNQAINLVKPSTFFTSTSSSLLVPPISSSVLPSSVGNHSLNMPRPYGTPVLQPFPPPIPPLSLTPISSSKPVIGRDSVRNALLSLVQDDQFIDMMFQALLKVSPS; translated from the exons ATGTCTCAGACCAAGAAATTGACGCCGAATCTGGATCAGCAGAGCACGAAGGTGCTGAATCTAACGGTGCTCCAGCGAATCGATCCATTCATCGACGAGATTCTCTTCACCGCCGCTCATGTCTCCTTCTACGACTTCAACATCGAAACCAACCAGTGG AGTCGCAAGGATGTCGAAGGATCTCTCTTCGTTGTCAAGAG GAATTCACAGCCACGGTTTCAGTTTATCGTGATGAATCGACGAAGTACAG ATAACCTTGTGGAGAATCTATTGGATTTTGAGTATGAACTTAAAAGCCCGTACCTATTATATCGGAATGCTGCTCAAGAAGTTAATGGTATATGGTTTTATAATCCAGACGAATGCGAGGAAGTTGCAAATCTTTTTAACAG GATACTTAATTTGTACCCAAAGGCACCTCCAACTACCACAACGCCTGCTAACAGAAG TGAGTTTGAGGAACATCAGCCAGTGTCAGTGATATCAAGAAGCCCTCTAGAATCGTCTTCAGCTGCTGCTTCTGCAATTGATGCCGTTGAAGATGCtgtattttcaaacttttgcaCCGTATATGAT ACATTGAAGGATACTAGAAGTTATGCTCCCGCTATAAAAAATG GCTTACCTGTTGACTCTCTTGAAACAGTCAAGAATGGAAATCAAGCCATTAATCTCGTTAAGCCTTCTACTTTTTTCACATccacttcatcatcactgttAGTTCCACCTATTTCTTCATCTGTGCTACCTAGTTCAGTTGGTAATCATTCCCTGAATATGCCACGACCATATGGCACACCAGTACTTCAACCCTTCCCGCCCCCTATTCCTCCTCTCTCTCTTACACCCATTTCAAGCTCTAAACCTGTAATTGGAAGGGATAGCGTTCGCAATGCACTTTTATCATTGGTTCAG
- the LOC106756684 gene encoding mRNA-decapping enzyme-like protein isoform X4, whose amino-acid sequence MSQTKKLTPNLDQQSTKVLNLTVLQRIDPFIDEILFTAAHVSFYDFNIETNQWSRKDVEGSLFVVKRNSQPRFQFIVMNRRSTDNLVENLLDFEYELKSPYLLYRNAAQEVNGIWFYNPDECEEVANLFNRILNLYPKAPPTTTTPANRSEFEEHQPVSVISRSPLESSSAAASAIDAVEDATLKDTRSYAPAIKNGRQNSTSITSAAPSGLFSPAPTVQIPASHSTSSISGLPVDSLETVKNGNQAINLVKPSTFFTSTSSSLLVPPISSSVLPSSVGNHSLNMPRPYGTPVLQPFPPPIPPLSLTPISSSKPVIGRDSVRNALLSLVQDDQFIDMMFQALLKVSPS is encoded by the exons ATGTCTCAGACCAAGAAATTGACGCCGAATCTGGATCAGCAGAGCACGAAGGTGCTGAATCTAACGGTGCTCCAGCGAATCGATCCATTCATCGACGAGATTCTCTTCACCGCCGCTCATGTCTCCTTCTACGACTTCAACATCGAAACCAACCAGTGG AGTCGCAAGGATGTCGAAGGATCTCTCTTCGTTGTCAAGAG GAATTCACAGCCACGGTTTCAGTTTATCGTGATGAATCGACGAAGTACAG ATAACCTTGTGGAGAATCTATTGGATTTTGAGTATGAACTTAAAAGCCCGTACCTATTATATCGGAATGCTGCTCAAGAAGTTAATGGTATATGGTTTTATAATCCAGACGAATGCGAGGAAGTTGCAAATCTTTTTAACAG GATACTTAATTTGTACCCAAAGGCACCTCCAACTACCACAACGCCTGCTAACAGAAG TGAGTTTGAGGAACATCAGCCAGTGTCAGTGATATCAAGAAGCCCTCTAGAATCGTCTTCAGCTGCTGCTTCTGCAATTGATGCCGTTGAAGATGCt ACATTGAAGGATACTAGAAGTTATGCTCCCGCTATAAAAAATGGTAGACAGAATTCTACTTCTATCACTTCTGCTGCTCCTAGTGGTTTATTTTCTCCTGCACCTACTGTCCAAATACCAGCTTCTCATTCAACTTCATCTATATCAGGCTTACCTGTTGACTCTCTTGAAACAGTCAAGAATGGAAATCAAGCCATTAATCTCGTTAAGCCTTCTACTTTTTTCACATccacttcatcatcactgttAGTTCCACCTATTTCTTCATCTGTGCTACCTAGTTCAGTTGGTAATCATTCCCTGAATATGCCACGACCATATGGCACACCAGTACTTCAACCCTTCCCGCCCCCTATTCCTCCTCTCTCTCTTACACCCATTTCAAGCTCTAAACCTGTAATTGGAAGGGATAGCGTTCGCAATGCACTTTTATCATTGGTTCAG
- the LOC106756684 gene encoding mRNA-decapping enzyme-like protein isoform X3 produces MSQTKKLTPNLDQQSTKVLNLTVLQRIDPFIDEILFTAAHVSFYDFNIETNQWSRKDVEGSLFVVKRNSQPRFQFIVMNRRSTDNLVENLLDFEYELKSPYLLYRNAAQEVNGIWFYNPDECEEVANLFNRILNLYPKAPPTTTTPANRSEFEEHQPVSVISRSPLESSSAAASAIDAVEDAVFSNFCTTLKDTRSYAPAIKNGRQNSTSITSAAPSGLFSPAPTVQIPASHSTSSISGLPVDSLETVKNGNQAINLVKPSTFFTSTSSSLLVPPISSSVLPSSVGNHSLNMPRPYGTPVLQPFPPPIPPLSLTPISSSKPVIGRDSVRNALLSLVQDDQFIDMMFQALLKVSPS; encoded by the exons ATGTCTCAGACCAAGAAATTGACGCCGAATCTGGATCAGCAGAGCACGAAGGTGCTGAATCTAACGGTGCTCCAGCGAATCGATCCATTCATCGACGAGATTCTCTTCACCGCCGCTCATGTCTCCTTCTACGACTTCAACATCGAAACCAACCAGTGG AGTCGCAAGGATGTCGAAGGATCTCTCTTCGTTGTCAAGAG GAATTCACAGCCACGGTTTCAGTTTATCGTGATGAATCGACGAAGTACAG ATAACCTTGTGGAGAATCTATTGGATTTTGAGTATGAACTTAAAAGCCCGTACCTATTATATCGGAATGCTGCTCAAGAAGTTAATGGTATATGGTTTTATAATCCAGACGAATGCGAGGAAGTTGCAAATCTTTTTAACAG GATACTTAATTTGTACCCAAAGGCACCTCCAACTACCACAACGCCTGCTAACAGAAG TGAGTTTGAGGAACATCAGCCAGTGTCAGTGATATCAAGAAGCCCTCTAGAATCGTCTTCAGCTGCTGCTTCTGCAATTGATGCCGTTGAAGATGCtgtattttcaaacttttgcaCC ACATTGAAGGATACTAGAAGTTATGCTCCCGCTATAAAAAATGGTAGACAGAATTCTACTTCTATCACTTCTGCTGCTCCTAGTGGTTTATTTTCTCCTGCACCTACTGTCCAAATACCAGCTTCTCATTCAACTTCATCTATATCAGGCTTACCTGTTGACTCTCTTGAAACAGTCAAGAATGGAAATCAAGCCATTAATCTCGTTAAGCCTTCTACTTTTTTCACATccacttcatcatcactgttAGTTCCACCTATTTCTTCATCTGTGCTACCTAGTTCAGTTGGTAATCATTCCCTGAATATGCCACGACCATATGGCACACCAGTACTTCAACCCTTCCCGCCCCCTATTCCTCCTCTCTCTCTTACACCCATTTCAAGCTCTAAACCTGTAATTGGAAGGGATAGCGTTCGCAATGCACTTTTATCATTGGTTCAG
- the LOC106756684 gene encoding mRNA-decapping enzyme-like protein isoform X7, with protein MSQTKKLTPNLDQQSTKVLNLTVLQRIDPFIDEILFTAAHVSFYDFNIETNQWSRKDVEGSLFVVKRNSQPRFQFIVMNRRSTDNLVENLLDFEYELKSPYLLYRNAAQEVNGIWFYNPDECEEVANLFNRILNLYPKAPPTTTTPANRSEFEEHQPVSVISRSPLESSSAAASAIDAVEDAVFSNFCTTLKDTRSYAPAIKNGLPVDSLETVKNGNQAINLVKPSTFFTSTSSSLLVPPISSSVLPSSVGNHSLNMPRPYGTPVLQPFPPPIPPLSLTPISSSKPVIGRDSVRNALLSLVQDDQFIDMMFQALLKVSPS; from the exons ATGTCTCAGACCAAGAAATTGACGCCGAATCTGGATCAGCAGAGCACGAAGGTGCTGAATCTAACGGTGCTCCAGCGAATCGATCCATTCATCGACGAGATTCTCTTCACCGCCGCTCATGTCTCCTTCTACGACTTCAACATCGAAACCAACCAGTGG AGTCGCAAGGATGTCGAAGGATCTCTCTTCGTTGTCAAGAG GAATTCACAGCCACGGTTTCAGTTTATCGTGATGAATCGACGAAGTACAG ATAACCTTGTGGAGAATCTATTGGATTTTGAGTATGAACTTAAAAGCCCGTACCTATTATATCGGAATGCTGCTCAAGAAGTTAATGGTATATGGTTTTATAATCCAGACGAATGCGAGGAAGTTGCAAATCTTTTTAACAG GATACTTAATTTGTACCCAAAGGCACCTCCAACTACCACAACGCCTGCTAACAGAAG TGAGTTTGAGGAACATCAGCCAGTGTCAGTGATATCAAGAAGCCCTCTAGAATCGTCTTCAGCTGCTGCTTCTGCAATTGATGCCGTTGAAGATGCtgtattttcaaacttttgcaCC ACATTGAAGGATACTAGAAGTTATGCTCCCGCTATAAAAAATG GCTTACCTGTTGACTCTCTTGAAACAGTCAAGAATGGAAATCAAGCCATTAATCTCGTTAAGCCTTCTACTTTTTTCACATccacttcatcatcactgttAGTTCCACCTATTTCTTCATCTGTGCTACCTAGTTCAGTTGGTAATCATTCCCTGAATATGCCACGACCATATGGCACACCAGTACTTCAACCCTTCCCGCCCCCTATTCCTCCTCTCTCTCTTACACCCATTTCAAGCTCTAAACCTGTAATTGGAAGGGATAGCGTTCGCAATGCACTTTTATCATTGGTTCAG
- the LOC106756684 gene encoding mRNA-decapping enzyme-like protein isoform X8: protein MSQTKKLTPNLDQQSTKVLNLTVLQRIDPFIDEILFTAAHVSFYDFNIETNQWSRKDVEGSLFVVKRNSQPRFQFIVMNRRSTDNLVENLLDFEYELKSPYLLYRNAAQEVNGIWFYNPDECEEVANLFNRILNLYPKAPPTTTTPANRSEFEEHQPVSVISRSPLESSSAAASAIDAVEDATLKDTRSYAPAIKNGLPVDSLETVKNGNQAINLVKPSTFFTSTSSSLLVPPISSSVLPSSVGNHSLNMPRPYGTPVLQPFPPPIPPLSLTPISSSKPVIGRDSVRNALLSLVQDDQFIDMMFQALLKVSPS, encoded by the exons ATGTCTCAGACCAAGAAATTGACGCCGAATCTGGATCAGCAGAGCACGAAGGTGCTGAATCTAACGGTGCTCCAGCGAATCGATCCATTCATCGACGAGATTCTCTTCACCGCCGCTCATGTCTCCTTCTACGACTTCAACATCGAAACCAACCAGTGG AGTCGCAAGGATGTCGAAGGATCTCTCTTCGTTGTCAAGAG GAATTCACAGCCACGGTTTCAGTTTATCGTGATGAATCGACGAAGTACAG ATAACCTTGTGGAGAATCTATTGGATTTTGAGTATGAACTTAAAAGCCCGTACCTATTATATCGGAATGCTGCTCAAGAAGTTAATGGTATATGGTTTTATAATCCAGACGAATGCGAGGAAGTTGCAAATCTTTTTAACAG GATACTTAATTTGTACCCAAAGGCACCTCCAACTACCACAACGCCTGCTAACAGAAG TGAGTTTGAGGAACATCAGCCAGTGTCAGTGATATCAAGAAGCCCTCTAGAATCGTCTTCAGCTGCTGCTTCTGCAATTGATGCCGTTGAAGATGCt ACATTGAAGGATACTAGAAGTTATGCTCCCGCTATAAAAAATG GCTTACCTGTTGACTCTCTTGAAACAGTCAAGAATGGAAATCAAGCCATTAATCTCGTTAAGCCTTCTACTTTTTTCACATccacttcatcatcactgttAGTTCCACCTATTTCTTCATCTGTGCTACCTAGTTCAGTTGGTAATCATTCCCTGAATATGCCACGACCATATGGCACACCAGTACTTCAACCCTTCCCGCCCCCTATTCCTCCTCTCTCTCTTACACCCATTTCAAGCTCTAAACCTGTAATTGGAAGGGATAGCGTTCGCAATGCACTTTTATCATTGGTTCAG